A stretch of the Lytechinus variegatus isolate NC3 chromosome 5, Lvar_3.0, whole genome shotgun sequence genome encodes the following:
- the LOC121415994 gene encoding uncharacterized protein LOC121415994: MTYGTKNYGAVASAYGPLTRNMPKVKTATGQQEGDNQWKQKQKVLHGSLLEYTKRMDKIKQARMAISKSKEQGRLSSLPQQRRHFKMVLPGLDQLEHDALSLTNKFISQAQFQSASSAADKLIERSKETLPSEGVKSSIFSNEVQERSKASPNSFKQNWRVLKDVKVRNIPVLKTKDGVVYSTVSRPAKINQPQTAETFEDTRTTIVKLDEQGNASTNVTNEKFRKYHPGILPMPGMKGPYKSKVTLHVSLPQMEREFEGEADEENDTNSCSIDLPNDSQSSSRVQTPNPTKTDTGQDISSATLQNKEKFEAVLSNDPKDDENGATHNVKEKPEDVAKSLKGRDTHNDRPNEKDNFKRHIKNENAKNISPVKKISVLPPTTNLPRENKHGEKNHYPCADCPVCKAEMESSESSSSMLKKKDKPLPNIKSSSGQDSSREKNKVKRSSLQQITLPGGVMKLGKVTYHRTYKINVRPVPPHMKQMVGGVSSELTLHDSFADAVNGTDVLKEAERTLRFEKNRKENQERRKRFTNETKPMQPLCRHGRFVQECYTCRAVEEIRQRLNSSYSRSEQQYQWNLLSKHERHLTQNGSRPMSNVRPPLRKNAPYRLSAISKSTDTVHAAEDSNALPGKPGGRVITEKEEGRANPQGLLPKQAERNIDENCDNVSNENEELANKKVRFAEERIYDPMRGSYRQSSNSNNEQMLLPPLKN, encoded by the coding sequence ATGACGTACGGAACCAAGAATTACGGCGCCGTAGCGTCAGCCTACGGACCGCTTACTAGAAACATGCCCAAAGTAAAGACAGCAACTGGACAGCAAGAAGGAGACAACCAGTGGAAGCAGAAGCAAAAAGTACTCCATGGATCTCTTCTTGAGTACACGAAGAGGATGGACAAGATCAAACAGGCTCGGATGGCCATTTCAAAGAGCAAGGAACAAGGTCGATTGAGTTCGTTACCACAGCAACGACGGCACTTTAAAATGGTCTTACCCGGTTTGGACCAACTGGAGCATGACGCACTGTCTTTGACCAATAAGTTCATTAGCCAGGCTCAGTTCCAATCAGCATCCAGTGCCGCAGATAAGTTAATTGAACGTTCTAAGGAGACATTGCCATCAGAAGGCGTTAAGTCCAGTATCTTCAGCAACGAGGTACAGGAGCGGTCAAAGGCATCACCGAACTCGTTTAAACAGAACTGGAGAGTTCTGAAGGATGTTAAGGTCAGGAACATACCGGTCCTTAAAACAAAAGATGGTGTTGTCTATTCAACGGTTAGTCGCCCAGCTAAGATCAATCAACCTCAAACAGCAGAGACCTTTGAAGATACAAGGACTACCATCGTGAAACTGGACGAGCAAGGGAATGCCAGTACAAATGTGACCAATGAAAAATTCCGGAAGTATCACCCTGGAATTTTACCAATGCCTGGTATGAAAGGCCCTTACAAGTCCAAGGTTACCCTACATGTTTCGTTGCCCCAGATGGAGAGGGAATTCGAAGGTGAAGCCGACGAGGAAAATGACACCAACTCCTGCTCCATCGACTTACCGAATGATTCGCAATCGTCAAGCCGCGTTCAGACACCGAACCCTACAAAGACTGACACCGGACAGGACATATCAAGTGCTACTCttcaaaataaagagaaattcGAAGCTGTTTTGAGCAACGATCcaaaagatgatgaaaacgGTGCAACACATAACGTAAAAGAGAAGCCGGAAGATGTCGCAAAATCTTTAAAAGGAAGGGACACGCACAATGATCGTCCAAATGAAAAAGACAATTTCAAaagacatattaaaaatgagAATGCTAAAAATATTTCTCCTGTTAAGAAAATATCGGTTTTGCCGCCGACAACGAATTTACCGCGAGAGAATAAGCATGGCGAAAAGAACCATTATCCCTGCGCTGATTGTCCTGTGTGCAAAGCTGAAATGGAAAGTTCTGAATCGAGTTCGTCTATGCTCAAGAAAAAAGACAAGCCATTGCCAAATATCAAGTCGTCATCTGGCCAAGATTCGAGCCGcgagaaaaataaagttaaaagaAGCTCTCTACAACAGATAACCTTACCAGGCGGAGTGATGAAATTAGGGAAGGTGACATATCACAGGACGTATAAGATCAATGTCAGACCAGTACCACCGCATATGAAGCAGATGGTAGGTGGTGTCAGCAGTGAGCTGACGTTGCATGATTCCTTTGCAGATGCTGTCAACGGCACCGATGTTCTCAAAGAAGCCGAACGAACTCTCCGCTTTGAAAAGAACCGCAAGGAAAACCAAGAACGGAGGAAGAGATTTACCAATGAGACGAAACCCATGCAACCGTTGTGCAGACACGGTCGTTTCGTGCAGGAGTGTTACACGTGTAGAGCTGTTGAAGAGATCCGTCAAAGACTGAACAGCTCTTACAGCCGTAGCGAACAGCAGTACCAATGGAACCTTCTGTCGAAACACGAACGGCACTTGACGCAGAATGGCAGTAGGCCTATGTCGAATGTGAGACCACCCCTGCGAAAGAACGCTCCATACAGGTTATCCGCAATCTCTAAATCTACAGATACTGTTCATGCTGCAGAAGACAGTAATGCACTCCCTGGTAAACCTGGTGGTAGGGTCATCACTGAAAAGGAAGAAGGACGTGCCAATCCTCAAGGTTTGCTGCCGAAACAAGCAGAGCGCAATATCGACGAGAATTGTGACAATGTATCGAATGAGAATGAAGAATTGGCGAACAAAAAGGTCCGATTCGCAGAGGAAAGAATATATGATCCCATGAGGGGGTCCTACAGACAGAGCAGTAATTCGAACAATGAACAGATGCTTTTACCGCCCCTTAAAAACTGA
- the LOC121415996 gene encoding neuronal acetylcholine receptor subunit alpha-10-like codes for MESNSMRRHRPIFLILIVSLLPGVLGQVIPEEAHLVSRLLDNGYSTVARPVLNQEHAITVKIDLAIVNLLDMDEANQIMTANTYMTQEWHDAFLTWEPSMFWNITDIQIPIENIWKPDIILHNNANDELNGGIRWTHAWIRYDGMVSWKTNYILMSACPMNPLYFPFDTQNCSLKLGSWTYNRDEIDVIVNGTSGDATQYQPNGEWDLKEFPVVRHVEARECCPGVYPSVTFSVILKRRFMFYFFNLVIPCVIISSLVLLGFVLPSDACERITLTLTILLSLTVFLLLVAETMPPTSEVVPLISQYFAAIIVAVGLITFFAVVTISIHHTGDSQRAPRFVRKAILGLLARFLCVQAIPYDDDDDDDPKQSSHKRRGEIEGSGVLNPVFEDDDGNGDPFQASTSTSNGDPIEVLMTKISRGVAHFAKLTFENAESKRTSMEWMHIASVLDRFFTYFFAILCLAITLATIVAAAARAQ; via the exons ATGGAGTCCAATTCGATGAGGAGGCATCGTCCgatatttctgattttgatcgTTTCCCTGCTTCCAG GTGTCCTTGGCCAAGTGATACCCGAGGAAGCCCATCTGGTCTCTCGTCTGCTAGATAATGGATACAGCACCGTGGCTCGCCCAGTCCTCAACCAAGAGCACGCCATCACTGTCAAGATTGATTTGGCTATTGTCAACCTCCTAGATATG GACGAGGCGAACCAGATCATGACTGCAAACACTTATATGACCCAG gaatGGCACGACGCTTTCCTCACCTGGGAACCATCAATGTTCTGGAACATCACAGACATCCAGATACCCATCGAAAATATTTGGAAACCCGACATTATTCTTCATAATAA TGCCAACGATGAGCTGAACGGCGGCATTCGGTGGACCCATGCCTGGATCAGATACGATGGGATGGTATCATGGAAGACCAACTACATTTTAATGAGCGCCTGTCCAATGAACCCTCTCTACTTCCCCTTCGACACTCAGAACTGTTCCCTGAAACTTGGTTCCTGGACCTACAACAGGGACGAGATCGATGTCATCGTCAACGGCACATCTGGCGACGCGACGCAGTACCAACCAAACGGTGAATGGGACCTAAAAGAGTTCCCTGTGGTACGCCATGTGGAGGCGCGAGAGTGCTGTCCGGGTGTGTACCCATCGGTGACCTTCAGCGTGATCCTCAAGCGGCGGTTTATGTTCTACTTCTTCAACCTGGTGATCCCTTGCGTGATCATCTCCTCTCTGGTGTTGCTGGGCTTTGTCCTGCCGTCTGATGCTTGTGAGAGGATTACATTAACACTCACTATTCTTCTTTCTCTCACTGTGTTTTTGTTGCTGGTAGCCGAGACCATGCCACCTACCTCTGAAGTGGTGCCGCTCATCT CTCAATATTTTGCTGCCATCATCGTGGCTGTCGGCCTGATCACGTTCTTCGCCGTGGTCACCATCAGTATCCACCACACAGGGGACAGTCAACGAGCTCCCAGGTTCGTCCGCAAGGCCATCCTCGGCCTTCTCGCTCGATTCCTCTGCGTTCAGGCCATCCcctacgacgacgacgacgatgacgacCCGAAACAGTCATCCCACAAGCGCCGTGGCGAGATCGAAGGCAGTGGGGTTCTCAATCCCGTCTTCGAGGACGACGACGGCAATGGTGATCCATTCCAGGCGTCGACGTCGACGTCCAACGGCGACCCGATCGAGGTATTGATGACGAAGATCTCGCGTGGGGTGGCCCACTTCGCCAAACTCACCTTCGAGAATGCCGAGAGCAAGAGGACATCGATGGAGTGGATGCACATCGCCAGCGTACTCGATCGGTTTTTCACCTATTTCTTCGCCATCCTTTGTCTGGCCATAACTCTGGCCACCATTGTCGCCGCTGCTGCACGAGCTCAATGA